In the genome of Persephonella sp. KM09-Lau-8, one region contains:
- the rpsS gene encoding 30S ribosomal protein S19, translated as MGYKGKWNERNKNPYVNEKILKKIRKMNETGERKVIKVWDRACTITEEMVGHTIAVYNGMKFIPVYIQPEMVGHKLGEFSLTRTFRGHPDKSAKAVKKK; from the coding sequence ATGGGATACAAAGGTAAATGGAACGAAAGAAATAAAAATCCATACGTAAATGAAAAAATACTCAAAAAAATAAGAAAAATGAATGAAACCGGTGAAAGAAAGGTTATAAAAGTATGGGATAGAGCCTGCACCATTACAGAAGAGATGGTGGGGCATACAATAGCCGTTTACAACGGTATGAAATTTATACCTGTATATATCCAGCCGGAAATGGTTGGACATAAGCTTGGTGAGTTCTCTTTAACAAGAACATTTAGAGGACATCCTGACAAATCAGCTAAAGCTGTCAAGAAAAAATAA